One part of the Methylobacterium terrae genome encodes these proteins:
- the csgH gene encoding curli-like amyloid fiber formation chaperone CsgH encodes MTKADEGDRSAVTCAITEERDGPVVTIRGWAEASAALAGRYRLRVRKTGAAGSSDIAQAGEFRAEPRRPVSVGQAGLGLEQGARYDAVLTLDVLGRTIECRSSGPAATPL; translated from the coding sequence ATGACGAAGGCCGACGAGGGCGATCGCAGCGCGGTAACGTGCGCGATCACCGAGGAGCGCGACGGACCCGTCGTGACGATCCGGGGCTGGGCCGAGGCGAGTGCCGCCCTCGCCGGACGCTACCGGCTGCGGGTGCGCAAGACCGGAGCCGCCGGATCCTCGGACATCGCGCAGGCGGGCGAGTTCCGCGCCGAGCCGCGTCGTCCCGTGAGCGTCGGGCAGGCCGGCCTCGGCCTGGAGCAGGGCGCGCGCTACGACGCCGTCCTCACCCTCGACGTACTCGGCCGCACCATCGAATGCCGGTCCTCGGGACCGGCGGCGACCCCGCTGTGA